A DNA window from Bos javanicus breed banteng chromosome 10, ARS-OSU_banteng_1.0, whole genome shotgun sequence contains the following coding sequences:
- the TICAM2 gene encoding TIR domain-containing adapter molecule 2 isoform X1 yields the protein MGIGKSKMDPCHLSVPWGKSQSVDTSQSHHMSDSKQSEEISLHGDAVCSSTAEMPAGEQEGVEERPEEDTEEEVFLKFVILHAEEDTGEALRVQSLLENDFGIKPGIIFAEMPCGRQHLQNLDDAVNGSAWTILLLTENFLRDTWCKFQFYSSLMNSVNRQHKYNSVIPMRPLNNPLPRERTPFALRTINALEEESRGFPTQVERIFQESVYRIQQAIWKETRNTVQRQSVA from the coding sequence ATGGGTATCGGAAAGTCTAAAATGGATCCCTGTCATCTTTCTGTGCCTTGGGGTAAAAGCCAGAGTGTGGATACTAGTCAAAGCCATCACATGTCAGATTCCAAGCAATCTGAAGAAATCTCCCTGCATGGTGATGCTGTGTGCAGCAGTACCGCAGAGATGCCAGCAGGGGAGCAGGAGGGAGTGGAGGAGAGGCCAGAAGAGGACACAGAAGAAGAGGTGTTCCTCAAATTTGTGATACTGCACGCTGAAGAAGACACAGGTGAAGCCCTCCGAGTCCAGAGCCTGCTGGAAAACGATTTTGGCATCAAGCCTGGAATCATCTTTGCCGAGATGCCATGTGGCAGACAGCATTTACAGAACTTGGATGATGCTGTCAACGGGTCTGCCTGGACTATCTTACTGTTGACTGAAAACTTCTTAAGGGACACCTGGTGTAAGTTCCAGTTCTATTCGTCCCTCATGAACTCCGTTAACAGGCAGCACAAATACAACTCCGTCATCCCCATGCGGCCCCTGAACAATCCCCTGCCCCGAGAGAGAACTCCCTTTGCTCTACGAACCATCAACGCCCTGGAGGAAGAAAGTCGTGGCTTCCCTACCCAAGTGGAAAGGATTTTTCAGGAGTCTGTGTACAGGATACAGCAAGCTATATGGAAAGAGACCAGAAATACGGTACAAAGGCAATCTGTTGCCTGA